A window of Hydrogenophilus thermoluteolus genomic DNA:
TTTTTCGTCAGCAACCGGATCGATTCGGCGTGGATGGTCAGTTCCCCGGTGCGCGTTTTGAAGAGCGTCCCCGAAACGCCGACGATGTCGCCGATGTCCCAATGTTTGAAGTCTGCATAGCAGTCTGCACCGACCGAATCCCGTGCGACATAGACCTGGATGCGGCCCGACATGTCCTGAAGGGTGATGAAACTGGCTTTGCCCATCACCCGTTTGAGCATGATGCGGCCGGCAACGACTGCCGAAACGCGCAATTGCTCGAGTTCTTCCTGGCTTTTTTCCTCGTAGGCCTCCGCCAGTTTTGCGGCATAATGAAGACGTTCGAAATCGTTGGGGTAGGCAATGCCCTGTTCACGCAACGCAGCCAGTTTGCGCCGGCGCTCTTCCATCACGGTGTTGAGTTCGTGTTGAGCGGTGGATTCGTTCATCGTGCCAACCATTCCGGGAAAAGAGACCGACGCGAATTGTCGCACGCGGCGCCCCTTTGCGCAAAGTGAGGTGTGAGATGGAACTCTTTTGGCGTCTCTATCGCTGGGTTGAGGCAACCTTCTTCAATACGCTCACCAAAAAGCTCGCGAGCATCGTTTCGGTTGCCCTCTTTGCGGGTGGGTTTTGGTGGTTGTTTACCGCGCTGGAGTCTCGTTTGGTTGCGGCGGGTGTCGAAGCCGCGCAGGTATCGCAAATCTTTGCCGAGGTCACGCCGTGGTTCTGGGGGCTTTGGGGCGCACTCCTGCTGTACGCCGTTTTTCTGGTCTGGTACCTGCGCTATCTCATCGTGCGTCCGGTGCGTACGATGACGCACATCTTCGAGACGTTGGGCAACGACCGGCGTCTCGGAGATCTTTCGATCGATTTGCCCGAATTGTCGCAAGACGAACTCAGCGAACTCGCGCGCGCGTACAACGCGTTCGCCAAGCGGATGCGGCAGATGATCGTCGAGCTGCGTGCGTCGGGGCTCGAAACCGGTCAAGCGGCAGTGGTTACCGAAAACGAAATCGAAACGGCGGCGAAACGGGTAGAGGCACAGCGCAACGCAGCAGCCGATGCGCAACGGGCAAGCGAAGCGATCGTTTCGGCGAACCGTTCGGTCTTGGCGAAGACGGAACATCTCGACGAAATGATGCATCGCAATTTGGATCGGGTTGCCGAGGCGGTCGAAGCGCTGCGTGGTTCCGTGGCGAAGGTGAAGGTGGCGCGCGAAGGCGTGGCCGCGTTCAATGGGCAAGTGGAAGAGATCATGGCGCGTGCCAAGGAAGTTCGCGGAATCGCCGACCTGATCCGCGACATCGCGGATCAGACGAACCTATTGGCGCTCAATGCGTCGATCGAAGCGGCACGTGCCGGGGAGATGGGGCGTGGCTTTGCGGTGGTCGCCGATGAGGTGCGCAAACTCGCCGAGCGGGTCAATGTCGCGACGAGCGACATCTACCGCGATCTCGATTTAATGCTTACCGAGGTGCAGAAGACGCAAGCTCAGGGGGAGACGATCGTCGATCGTGTCCGTCAGACCGAAGCGGACATCGAAGCGACCAATACGCTTTTCGAATCGATGGCAGCGGAGTTGAACGCGAGTCGCGTTGCCCTCGACGAGATCGTCGACGCCTCGAAGACGATGAGCGTGGCCAACGAGGACGCCGCGAAACAGGTGAAGGAAATCGTGCAGGCGAGCGAAGCAGTCACCCAAGTGATCGACACAAGCCGCCAGCATATGGAGCAGCTGGAAGCACGAACGGAGCAAACGCTCGAACTGCTTTCTCGCTACCGGATCGGCTTTGGACGGCTCGACCACGCAGTGACCGAAACGCGGCGCTTCCGCGATCGTGTCCAAGACATTCTGACGGAAATGGCGACAGAGGGCATCGACATTTTCGATCGCAACTACCAACCCTACCTCAATTGCGAACCGCCCAAATTCAAATTGGCTTGGAGTGACGAGTTCGTGCGACGGGCGCAAGGGTTGCTCGATGAGACGCTACTGCGCATCCCGAACGCAGTATTTGCCGTTGCGGTCAATACCGATGGCTATCTTTCTGCGCACAACAAGAAGTTCAGCCAGCCGCTCACCGGTGACCCAGCCAAAGACCTGGTGGGAAACCGGACATATCGCAAGTTTACCAACCACCACGAGTTGCGGGCAGCGCAAAACGAACGGCCGATCCTGTTGCAGACGTACCGGCGCGACACGGGCGAAATCCTTGCCGACATCGCGATGCCGATTTACGTCAATGGTCGTTTGTGGGGCAACGTTCGGGTCGGTCTCCCCATCCCCGTACTGCTGGAACAATGAAACCGCATTGCGGCTTGAGCCATCGGAGGGCCTTCTCCGCGTCTTAACCGCTCTTTTGCCATAACTTTCTTGCGCGTATGCTGTTTCCTACTATAATGGAAAAATGATGAGACGATAATGGCAATAGGCCATGGCCGAAGCGACTGACCAAAACGGCTCGACAACACCGGTTCCCATTTTGCGCCAGGTTTTCGCAGTAGTTCTTGCTGGAGGGGAGGGGAATCGCCTGAAGCACCTCACGCGCTGGCGCGCCAAGCCTGCGGTTCCTTTTGGCGGAAAGTACCGAATCATCGATTTCCCATTGTCGAATTGCGTCAATTCCGGGATTGCGCGCGTTGCGGTTCTCACACAGTACAAGGCGCAATCGCTGATTCGCCACCTTCAGCGGGCGTGGAATTTTCTCCGCCACGAAGTCGGGGAGTTCATCGAGATCGTTCCTGCGCAGCAACGGATGGGGAAGGAGTGGTATCTGGGCACCGCTGACGCGGTGGCACAAAATCTCGACCTGCTGCGCCGCCACCGTCCGCGTTATATCCTCATTCTGGCCGGCGATCACGTCTATACGATGGACTACGCGCGGATGCTTGCCAGCCACGTCGAACGACGTGCGGAAATCACCATCGCGTGCATTCCCGTGCCGCTTGCACAAGCCTCCCATTTCGGGGTGATGGCGGTGGATGAGGAGAACCGGGTGGTCCGCTTCGTGGAAAAGCCATCGCAGCCGGAGCCGATCCCAGGCCAACCCGAGATGGCGTTGGCGTCGATGGGTATCTATCTCTTCGACGCGGAATATCTCTATGCGCTTCTTCTCGAAGATCGCGACCGTGCCGATTCCACCCACGATTTCGGGCGCGATCTCATCCCGCACGCGTTGCAGCGGGGCGATCGCCTTTTTGCCTACCGTTTCGTCAATGAAGCGGGAAAACCCGACTACTGGCGCGACGTGGGGACGATCGAATCGTACTGGCGAGCCAACATGGATCTCTGCGCGATCGAGCCGCCGCTCAACCTCTACGATCGCAACTGGCCGATTTGGACCTACCAGGCGCAGCGGCCGCCAGCGAAATTCGCATTCGACGACGAGGGGCGGCGTGGCATGGCGGTGGACTCCCTCGTCTCCGCCGGTTGCATCCTCTCCGGCGCGGTCGCGCGCCGCTCGATCCTCTTTACCAATACCTTCTTGCACAGTTACTCGACGGTGGAGGAATCGGTGCTGTTGCCCAATGTCGAAGTGGGGCGGAATGCGAAGATTCGCCGCGCGATCATCGACAAACATTGCCGCATCCCGCCGGGGATGGAGATCGGTTTCGATCGGGAAGCCGATCGCGAACGATTCTACTGCTGCCCCCAATCGGGTCTGGTCGTCGTCACGCCGGAAATGCTTGGTCAGTCGTTTCGCCACTACGATCCGCAGGAGGATTTCTGATGGGCAATCGGTTGGGGGTGGCACTGCTCTGGCATCTGCATCAGCCCTATTACAAAGAGCCGGACGGGCGCTACCGTTTGCCATGGGTCTACCTCCATGCCATCAAGGACTACGCCGAGATGGCGGCGCATCTCGAAGCGCACCCGGCGGCGAAAGCGACGGTCAATTGGACGCCGACCCTCTTGACGCAGTTGTCCGATTACGCTGTGCGCCTTGCCCGTTTTCTCGACCATGGCGAACCGGTCGGTGACCGCCTGCTCGACTGGCTGAGCGGTGCTGTCCCGCTTCCCGAGGATCTCGAAGGCAGACGTCAAGTAGTTCAAGCGTGCCGCCGCGCCAATCCACCGACGATGGTCCATCCCCATCCCCACTTCCACCACCTCCTGGCTTGGGTCGAGGAGGGGGGGTTCGGTTGCTGTTGCGAACGGTTGCGCTACCTCAACGATCAGTTCCTCTACGATCTCCTCACTTGGTACCACCTGGCGTGGTGCGGGGTGTCGCTGCGGCAAAAGGAGCCGACGCTGCAAAGGCTCGCCGCGCAAGCCGCTGCTTTTTCTGGGGAAGATCGGCGTGCGTTGGTGCGCGTCATCGCCGAGACGATCGCAACGCTCCCCGAGCGCTATCGGCGACTTGCCGAACGCGGACAGATCGAGCTTTCTTTGACCCCTTACGGCCATCCGATCGCGCCGCTGCTCCTCGATTTTGCCGCGGCGCACGAAAGCCGCCCGCAAGATCCGCTCCCTGAAAAGAATTATCCGGGAGGAGCGGAACGCCTGCGCTGGCATCTGGATGCCGGTTTCGCGCTGTTCGAGGAGCTGTTTGGCTTCAGACCGAACGGTCTTTGGCCAGCCGAAGGGGCGATTTGCGAGCGTTCGCTCGCGCTTTTTGCCGAATACGGCGTACAGTGGTGCGCAAGTGGCGAAAAGGTATGGTTCGCATCGGCGCAGGCAAGCGGCTGGGACACCGACTATCTTGCGAGCAAACACGGGCTCTTTGCGCCGATCGCCTGGCGCGATCAACCGCTCCGCCTTTTCTTCCGCGACGACGGTCTGTCCGACATGATCGGATTCACCTACCAGCATTGGCGCGCCGAAGACGCGGTAGAACACCTGGTTGCCGCGCTCGAGCGAATTGCTGCCAGCTATGGCGCGGAAGCGGGCGAGCATACGGTCCTCATCGCGCTCGATGGGGAAAATGCCTGGGAGTACTACCCGAACAACGGCTGGGATTTCCTCACGCTCCTTTATGAGCGGCTAAGCCACCACCCGAAACTTGTGATGCGTACCGTCAGCGAGGCGGTCGCGGCACGGCACGAACCGAATCGCCTGGAACGGGTCCGCGCAGGCAGCTGGGTTCAGGGCAACCTGGCCACGTGGATCGGCAGCGACGCGAAAAATCGTGCGTGGGCTGCGCTGGTTGCGCTCAAAGAGGCGATCGACGCCCGGTGGGCGACGTGGGACGAAGCGCGACGTGCGGTGGTTGCCCAGCAGCTTGCTTATTGTGAGGCGTCGGATTGGTTCTGGTGGTTTGCTGACCACAATCCCTTGGAGGCGGTCACCGAGTTCGATTTCCTTTTCCGCGCGCATCTTGCCGAGGCGTACCGTTTGCTCGGTTCGGCGCCGCCGGAAGCGCTCGCGCAGCCATTTGCGACCGGAGGGGGGGCTGCGGAGCTGGGAGGGACGATGCAGCGCGCACAATGACGATTCGCCAAAAAAGGGGGGGAGGATGGTCCGGGAATGGCTGGAGCGGCGCGCAGCGGGGGTGCTGCTGCACCCCACAGCGCTTGCGGGGGACGACGGACTCACCGAAGCGCGGGTGCGCGCGTTCGTTGCGTGGATGGCGCAGGCGGGGCTGCGGTTGTGGCAGATCCTGCCGATCCATCCGCCGCGTCATGTCTCTCCTTACGAGTGCGTGACCAGTTTCGCGGTGAATGAGCGGCTTTTTGCCGCCGAGTGGTTGCAGCGCACCTTGCCGCCGCAGGAGACGGTGGAATCGGCGCTGCAGGGCGAGGTGTGGCTGAGCGGAGAGAGCGGTCTGGCCTCGCCGGGGCTTGCCCCTTTTGCGCCGGTAATCGCGCGTGAGCGGGTGAAATACGCGCTCTTTTGTTATTATGCGCACCAATTCCCGGATCGCCCATTCTGGGCATGGCCGCCTGATCTGGCGCTGTTTCGGGAGGACGAACAGCTCCCCCCCGAAGCGCGCGGTTGGTTGACGGCGAAAATGGCGCGGCTCCTTGCTGCCGAGCGCGCATGGCAGCAGGTCCTGGCGCTGGTTCATGAGGCGGGCATCTGGGTAGTTGGTGATCTCCCTTTTTTCGTCGCAGCCAATAGCGCCGACGTCTGGGGCAACCGCGCTTACTTCTTGCTGCAATCCGACGGCTCCCCCGCTTTTGTTGCCGGGGTTCCGCCAGACTATTTCAGCGCCAGCGGTCAGCGCTGGGGGAATCCCCAGTACGACTGGGGCATGCTGCGCGAGACCGAATTTGGCTGGTGGCGCGCCCGGCTCGCCGCTCAACTGTCGTGGTGCGACGGGGTACGGTTGGACCATTTTCGCGGTTACCAAGCGGTCTGGTCGATCCCGGAAGACGCGCCGACAGCCGAGACGGGCTGCTGGGTGCCGGTTCCGGGTGACGCGCTCTTTGCGCGCGTTCGCACCGATTGCGGCGGCGAACCGCTGCCGTTCATCGCCGAGGACCTCGGGATCATCACCGACGAGGTGCGCGCGCTCCAAGCGGCATTCCATCTCCCCGGCATTTCGGTGTTGCAGTTCGGCTTCGACGGTCTGCCGGGTAATCCCCATGCGCCGCACGCGATTCCCGAATGGCAGTGGGTGATGACCGGGACGCACGACAACGCGACGACGCTCGAGTGGTGGAACGGGATCGAGGATGGGGGCTATCGCGAGTGGATCCTGGCGCAGTTGCCTCATAGCGACGATCCGATGCCGTGGCCGATGATCGACGCGGCGCTGGCAAGCCGCGCACGCTGGGCGGTGATCCCGATTGCCGATTGGCTCGGTTTGGGGGCTGAGGCGCGCTTCAACGTTCCGGGCACGGTGAATGAGCGCAATTGGCGTTGGCGGGTTCCGGAAGGGGCGTTGCGTGTCGAACTGGCACAGCGCATCCGCGACCGCGTCGAACGCTTTGCGCGCGGCTGAGCAGGGAGGGGGGTGTTGAGCGAACTGGAGCCCGTTTGGCAGGCATTGAACGCTGGAACGGTACACGACCCTTTCCGCGGGTTGGGGTGGCGCATCGAAGAAGGGGATCACTGGGCGCTTTACGAGTGGCTGCCAACGGCAACCGCGGTCGAGGTGGGGGGTAAGCGGTTGGCAATGGTCGCGCCAGGGGTGTGGCGCGCTCGTTTCACGGCAGACGAGCGGAAAACGCTGTTGCCCCACCATACGGTGCGCTGGCAAGAGGGCGACGAAATGTGGCACAGCGTCGTTTCGCCCTGGACTTTTCCCACGTTGCTTGGCGCGTTGGACTGTTACCTCATCGGGATCGGCGAGCATTGGCGGTGGTGGGAGAAGTTGGGGGCGCACTGCGTCGAGATCGACGGTGTGGCGGGTGTCCATTTTGCCGTTTGGGCGCCCAACGCCGAACGGGTTTCGGTGGTTGGGGACTTCAACCAATGGCACGGGTTGCGCCATCCGATGCGCGTATTGGGCAGCAGCGGAATCTGGTCGCTTTTCATTCCAGGTCTTACTGTTGGGGATCGCTATCGATTCGAGATCCGCACCCGTTCGGGAGCGATCGTCACCAAGAGCGACCCATCGGGACAGTGGTTCGAACTGCGGCCGCAAAATGGTTCGAAGGTGTGGCGCAGCCGTTATACCTGGGGCGATGAAGCGTGGTTGGCCGCGCGAAACGCCTGGGATCCCTACCACGAGCCGATCGCGATCTACGAGGTCCACGCCGGTTCCTGGATGCGACACGCCGACGGACGTTTCTACAGTTACCGCGAACTGGCCGAGCGGCTGATCCCATACGTGCAGTCGTTGGGATTCACCCATATCGAACTCCTGCCCCTTGCCGAGCATCCGCTCGACGAGTCGTGGGGGTACCAGGTGACCGGCTTTTACGCCCCAACCAGTCGCTACGGCACCCCGGACGATCTCAAAGCGTTCGTCGATGCGGCGCATCAGGCAGGAATCGGCGTGATCCTCGACTGGACGCCCGCCCATTTCCCGAAAGACGAATGGGCGCTTGCCCGCTTCGACGGTACGGCGCTCTTCGAGCATGAGGATCCCCGCCTGGGCGAACATCCCGACTGGGGGAGTCTGATTTTCAATTATGGTCGCCATGAGGTGCGCAATTTTCTGATCGCCAACGCCCTCTTTTGGCTCGTCGAATACCACTTCGACGCGTTGCGGGTCGATGCGGTAGCCTCGATGCTCTACCTGGACTATTCGCGTCGCCCTGGGGAGTGGTTGCCCAATCATTATGGTGGGCGTGAAAATCTCGAAGCGATCGAATTCTTGCGTCGTTTGAACACGCTGATCCACGCCGAGGTTCCTGGTGCGCTGGTGTTCGCCGAAGAGTCCACTGCCTGGCCGATGGTGTCGCGTCCAGTATGGATGGGGGGGCTTGGCTTTTCGTTCAAGTGGAACATGGGGTGGATGCACGACACGTTCACTTATTTCGCGCACGATCCCCTCTTTCGCCGTTACCATCAGGATAAGCTTACCTTCTCTCAGTGGTATGCCTACAGCGAGAATTTCGTCCTTCCGCTCTCGCACGACGAAGTGGTGCACGGCAAAGGATCGCTCGTGGCGAAAATGCCCGGCGATGCCGATGCGAAACGGGCACAGGTGCGTCTTTTGCTGGCGTGGCAGTGGTGGCACCCTGGCAAAAAACTCCTCTTCATGGGGGGGGAGTTTGCGCAGTGGCGTGAGTGGAGCGAACGGCGCGAACTCGATTGGGGGTTGCTCGCCGAGGCGGGGCACCGTGGCGTGCAACGGTGGGTTGCCGATCTCAACGCGACCTACCGTGCGCTGGGCGCGCTGCATGACTTCGATTGTGACGCAGAGGGCTTTGAGTGGGTCGATTGTCACGACGCGGAACAGTCGGTGATCGCTTTCTTGCGTAAGGGAAGAAAAGGTGAAGTTGTGTTGGCGGTGCTCCATTTCACGCCGTTGACGCGAACGAACTATCGGGTGGGGGTACCGTTTGGCGGTCTCTGGCGCGAGCGGCTGAACAGCGACAGCCGCTTCTACGGAGGGAGTGACGTCGGCAATTGCGGCGCTGTACGGGCCGAAGCGGTTCCGTGGCACGGCTTTCCGTACAGCGTCGCGCTGACGCTTCCGCCGTTCGGCGCGCTTCTGCTGCAACCGGTTGGAAGAGAAGAGGAGGGGTAGCGTGCGAATCGTTCAGGTCGCTTCCGAATGTCATCCGTTCGTCAAGACGGGGGGACTTGCCGATGCAGTTCAGGGTTTGAGCGCAGCGCTCGCTGCACGTGGTCACGAGGTGCGCGTCGTGCTTCCTGCGTTTCGAGGCGCACTTCCGGATGGGGCGAGACGGTTGGGGACGCTCGCGGTAGCAGGTGCGGGCCGGACATGGGAAGCGACGATCTGGGAGGCGGCGCCCTTCTGGTGCGAGGCCGATACTTTTCCGTCGCCCCTGCCGCAACGCGGCCGCCGGTGGGGAAAGGCTCCACCATCGTCCTGCGACGAGGAGCGTTCGTCACTATCGGAACAGACCTGCCGGGTCTGGTTTGTCGCGATCCCACCGCTCTACGATCGAGACGGCTCTCCTTATTTCGATCGCGACGGACGGGCGTGGTGGGACAACGGCGAGCGCTTTGCCGTCTTCTCCCGCGCCGCAGCGATGTTGGCGCTCGGGTTGGGCCCGGGCGCGATCGCCGGTTGGCGCGCCGCGGTAGTCCATGGCCACGACTGGCACGCAGGTCTTACGTCGGCGTTTCTTCGGCTTGGCGCGGAAAAGGAGGGGATCGCGGTGCCGCGAACCGTTTTTACCATCCACAACGCGGCGTTCCAGGGTTGGTTTCCCTACTCGCTCTTTCGCGCGCTCGATCTTCCCGATCGCTGGTGGGACTTTCGCTTTCTCGAAGCGTGGGGGGAGCTCAATTTCCTCAAGGCGGGAGTGACGCTCAGCGACGTAGTGACGACCGTCAGCAACGGCTATGCTCAAGAACTCCTTGCAGGAAAAGGGGATTACGGCTTGCAGGGCGCGTTGGCGCAGCGGGCGGCCGAGAAGGCGTTCCTCGGTATCGTAAACGGTATCGATCCGGTGGCGTGGAATCCGTTGCGCGATTCCCACCTTGCGTCCCCGATCGTCCCGGGTCGCGGTTTTACTGCGGCGAAGCGATCCAACCGCGCAGCGCTGTTGGCGCGTTACGGTTTGGGCGATACGCTGGAGGGCAACCGAGCGCTGCTTGTCGGTTTCGTCGGGCGCTTGAGCGAACAGAAAGGGGTCGATTGGCTGCTTGCTGCGCTACCGGAGACGTTCGAGCGCACGCCGATGCGCGTCGTCCTCTTGGGTAGCGGCGACCCGTTGCTCGAACGGCAGGCGCAAACGCTTGCGGCGCGCTACCCGCAACGGCTCTTGGTGACGATCGGTTACGACGAATCGCTCGCGCATCTGATCTATGGTGGTTGCGATCTTTTCGTGATGCCTTCCCGATTCGAACCGTGCGGTCTGGCGCAACTCTACGCGATGCGTTATGGCGCGGTGCCGGTGGTGCGTGCAGTCGGGGGGCTGCGCGACACGGTGATCGACGAGTCGCTCGGTGCTAGCGCAAATGGGTTTCTTTTTACCGGTGACGGGCCGCAGGCGCTCGGAGCGGCGTTGCTGCGGGCGTTTCACTGTTGGCGCGATCGTCCGCGTCGTTGGCGCA
This region includes:
- a CDS encoding glycogen synthase, which gives rise to MRIVQVASECHPFVKTGGLADAVQGLSAALAARGHEVRVVLPAFRGALPDGARRLGTLAVAGAGRTWEATIWEAAPFWCEADTFPSPLPQRGRRWGKAPPSSCDEERSSLSEQTCRVWFVAIPPLYDRDGSPYFDRDGRAWWDNGERFAVFSRAAAMLALGLGPGAIAGWRAAVVHGHDWHAGLTSAFLRLGAEKEGIAVPRTVFTIHNAAFQGWFPYSLFRALDLPDRWWDFRFLEAWGELNFLKAGVTLSDVVTTVSNGYAQELLAGKGDYGLQGALAQRAAEKAFLGIVNGIDPVAWNPLRDSHLASPIVPGRGFTAAKRSNRAALLARYGLGDTLEGNRALLVGFVGRLSEQKGVDWLLAALPETFERTPMRVVLLGSGDPLLERQAQTLAARYPQRLLVTIGYDESLAHLIYGGCDLFVMPSRFEPCGLAQLYAMRYGAVPVVRAVGGLRDTVIDESLGASANGFLFTGDGPQALGAALLRAFHCWRDRPRRWRTLVKNAMEGDYSWASRVAAYEALYRSEGGERGGET
- the glgB gene encoding 1,4-alpha-glucan branching protein GlgB codes for the protein MSELEPVWQALNAGTVHDPFRGLGWRIEEGDHWALYEWLPTATAVEVGGKRLAMVAPGVWRARFTADERKTLLPHHTVRWQEGDEMWHSVVSPWTFPTLLGALDCYLIGIGEHWRWWEKLGAHCVEIDGVAGVHFAVWAPNAERVSVVGDFNQWHGLRHPMRVLGSSGIWSLFIPGLTVGDRYRFEIRTRSGAIVTKSDPSGQWFELRPQNGSKVWRSRYTWGDEAWLAARNAWDPYHEPIAIYEVHAGSWMRHADGRFYSYRELAERLIPYVQSLGFTHIELLPLAEHPLDESWGYQVTGFYAPTSRYGTPDDLKAFVDAAHQAGIGVILDWTPAHFPKDEWALARFDGTALFEHEDPRLGEHPDWGSLIFNYGRHEVRNFLIANALFWLVEYHFDALRVDAVASMLYLDYSRRPGEWLPNHYGGRENLEAIEFLRRLNTLIHAEVPGALVFAEESTAWPMVSRPVWMGGLGFSFKWNMGWMHDTFTYFAHDPLFRRYHQDKLTFSQWYAYSENFVLPLSHDEVVHGKGSLVAKMPGDADAKRAQVRLLLAWQWWHPGKKLLFMGGEFAQWREWSERRELDWGLLAEAGHRGVQRWVADLNATYRALGALHDFDCDAEGFEWVDCHDAEQSVIAFLRKGRKGEVVLAVLHFTPLTRTNYRVGVPFGGLWRERLNSDSRFYGGSDVGNCGAVRAEAVPWHGFPYSVALTLPPFGALLLQPVGREEEG
- the glgC gene encoding glucose-1-phosphate adenylyltransferase translates to MAEATDQNGSTTPVPILRQVFAVVLAGGEGNRLKHLTRWRAKPAVPFGGKYRIIDFPLSNCVNSGIARVAVLTQYKAQSLIRHLQRAWNFLRHEVGEFIEIVPAQQRMGKEWYLGTADAVAQNLDLLRRHRPRYILILAGDHVYTMDYARMLASHVERRAEITIACIPVPLAQASHFGVMAVDEENRVVRFVEKPSQPEPIPGQPEMALASMGIYLFDAEYLYALLLEDRDRADSTHDFGRDLIPHALQRGDRLFAYRFVNEAGKPDYWRDVGTIESYWRANMDLCAIEPPLNLYDRNWPIWTYQAQRPPAKFAFDDEGRRGMAVDSLVSAGCILSGAVARRSILFTNTFLHSYSTVEESVLLPNVEVGRNAKIRRAIIDKHCRIPPGMEIGFDREADRERFYCCPQSGLVVVTPEMLGQSFRHYDPQEDF
- a CDS encoding methyl-accepting chemotaxis protein is translated as MELFWRLYRWVEATFFNTLTKKLASIVSVALFAGGFWWLFTALESRLVAAGVEAAQVSQIFAEVTPWFWGLWGALLLYAVFLVWYLRYLIVRPVRTMTHIFETLGNDRRLGDLSIDLPELSQDELSELARAYNAFAKRMRQMIVELRASGLETGQAAVVTENEIETAAKRVEAQRNAAADAQRASEAIVSANRSVLAKTEHLDEMMHRNLDRVAEAVEALRGSVAKVKVAREGVAAFNGQVEEIMARAKEVRGIADLIRDIADQTNLLALNASIEAARAGEMGRGFAVVADEVRKLAERVNVATSDIYRDLDLMLTEVQKTQAQGETIVDRVRQTEADIEATNTLFESMAAELNASRVALDEIVDASKTMSVANEDAAKQVKEIVQASEAVTQVIDTSRQHMEQLEARTEQTLELLSRYRIGFGRLDHAVTETRRFRDRVQDILTEMATEGIDIFDRNYQPYLNCEPPKFKLAWSDEFVRRAQGLLDETLLRIPNAVFAVAVNTDGYLSAHNKKFSQPLTGDPAKDLVGNRTYRKFTNHHELRAAQNERPILLQTYRRDTGEILADIAMPIYVNGRLWGNVRVGLPIPVLLEQ
- a CDS encoding glycoside hydrolase family 57 protein; the encoded protein is MGNRLGVALLWHLHQPYYKEPDGRYRLPWVYLHAIKDYAEMAAHLEAHPAAKATVNWTPTLLTQLSDYAVRLARFLDHGEPVGDRLLDWLSGAVPLPEDLEGRRQVVQACRRANPPTMVHPHPHFHHLLAWVEEGGFGCCCERLRYLNDQFLYDLLTWYHLAWCGVSLRQKEPTLQRLAAQAAAFSGEDRRALVRVIAETIATLPERYRRLAERGQIELSLTPYGHPIAPLLLDFAAAHESRPQDPLPEKNYPGGAERLRWHLDAGFALFEELFGFRPNGLWPAEGAICERSLALFAEYGVQWCASGEKVWFASAQASGWDTDYLASKHGLFAPIAWRDQPLRLFFRDDGLSDMIGFTYQHWRAEDAVEHLVAALERIAASYGAEAGEHTVLIALDGENAWEYYPNNGWDFLTLLYERLSHHPKLVMRTVSEAVAARHEPNRLERVRAGSWVQGNLATWIGSDAKNRAWAALVALKEAIDARWATWDEARRAVVAQQLAYCEASDWFWWFADHNPLEAVTEFDFLFRAHLAEAYRLLGSAPPEALAQPFATGGGAAELGGTMQRAQ
- a CDS encoding 4-alpha-glucanotransferase, which codes for MVREWLERRAAGVLLHPTALAGDDGLTEARVRAFVAWMAQAGLRLWQILPIHPPRHVSPYECVTSFAVNERLFAAEWLQRTLPPQETVESALQGEVWLSGESGLASPGLAPFAPVIARERVKYALFCYYAHQFPDRPFWAWPPDLALFREDEQLPPEARGWLTAKMARLLAAERAWQQVLALVHEAGIWVVGDLPFFVAANSADVWGNRAYFLLQSDGSPAFVAGVPPDYFSASGQRWGNPQYDWGMLRETEFGWWRARLAAQLSWCDGVRLDHFRGYQAVWSIPEDAPTAETGCWVPVPGDALFARVRTDCGGEPLPFIAEDLGIITDEVRALQAAFHLPGISVLQFGFDGLPGNPHAPHAIPEWQWVMTGTHDNATTLEWWNGIEDGGYREWILAQLPHSDDPMPWPMIDAALASRARWAVIPIADWLGLGAEARFNVPGTVNERNWRWRVPEGALRVELAQRIRDRVERFARG